One Cryptomeria japonica chromosome 9, Sugi_1.0, whole genome shotgun sequence genomic window carries:
- the LOC131033837 gene encoding protein SRC2, with product METRTIEVTLISARDIQDVNLFTKSKVYAVAWIKGDPRASKQRTVSDKEKGTNPTWNKPLTFTVDEAALQQGCLVLEVEIRTEGTFGDKEVGHISVPMKEFLNKKPPGGVDFVAYQVRKPSGKAKGTLNLSVKLNNPAQDKQPVYEPTAFQYPANGSAAPAYGATAPAPAPAQKEGKNESVTSYPAYPPPGSSSSSSYPPPAAYPPPPPGQPAGYPHYPPPPPAGYPQYPPPGGHYPPQQGYPPHNQGGYPPYNQGGYPPYNQGYPPAQQQPPKKNKMGLGLGAGLLGGALGGLLIGDMIGDGFDDGGDFGGDF from the coding sequence ATGGAGACCCGTACTATAGAAGTAACTTTGATATCCGCTCGCGATATACAGGATGTGAATTTGTTCACCAAATCGAAGGTCTATGCCGTGGCATGGATCAAAGGCGACCCTCGGGCCTCGAAGCAAAGGACGGTCTCAGACAAGGAGAAAGGCACAAACCCTACCTGGAACAAACCCTTGACCTTCACAGTCGATGAGGCGGCGCTTCAGCAGGGGTGTCTGGTCCTAGAAGTGGAGATTCGCACAGAGGGGACATTTGGGGACAAGGAAGTAGGGCATATATCGGTACCCATGAAGGAATTTCTCAACAAGAAGCCTCCCGGCGGCGTAGATTTCGTGGCTTACCAGGTGCGCAAACCCTCGGGGAAGGCCAAGGGCACGCTCAATTTATCAGTCAAGCTGAACAATCCGGCGCAAGATAAACAGCCGGTGTACGAGCCAACTGCCTTTCAGTACCCTGCTAATGGTAGCGCTGCCCCAGCATATGGCGCCACAGCCCCAGCCCCAGCCCCTGCACAGAAGGAGGGCAAGAATGAGTCTGTGACTTCATACCCAGCCTACCCGCCGCCTggatcttcctcttcttcctcataccCACCGCCAGCAGCATACCCACCGCCGCCTCCTGGTCAGCCTGCAGGCTATCCCCATTACCCTCCGCCTCCACCTGCGGGTTACCCCCAGTATCCTCCACCTGGTGGGCATTATCCTCCGCAACAGGGTTACCCTCCCCACAATCAGGGTGGTTACCCCCCTTACAATCAGGGTGGCTACCCGCCCTACAATCAGGGCTACCCTCCTGCTCAGCAGCAGCCGCCGAAGAAGAACAAGATGGGATTGGGACTAGGCGCCGGGCTGCTTGGTGGTGCCCTCGGAGGGCTGTTGATTGGTGACATGATTGGCGATGGCTTCGATGATGGAGGGGATTTTGGGGGTGATTTCTAA